A genome region from Hevea brasiliensis isolate MT/VB/25A 57/8 chromosome 9, ASM3005281v1, whole genome shotgun sequence includes the following:
- the LOC110663906 gene encoding uncharacterized protein LOC110663906: MAYLVKEILTKPVQLADQVIKAADKARAFKQDCAELKSKTEKLASLLRQAVRASSDLYERPTRRIIDDTEQVLDKALALVQKCEPNDLMTRVFTILPAAAFRKMSSQLENSIGDVSWLLRISALADDCDDEYLGLPPIAANEPILCLVWEQIAILYTGSPDDRSDAAASLVSLARDNDRYGKLIIEEGGIPPLLKLVKEGKMEGQENAARAIGLLGRDQESVESMIHAGVCIVFAKILKEGPMKVQAVVAWAVSELAANYPACQDLFAQNSIIRLLVAHLAFETAVDQHVQSTIPINKATSVLAVVMARNHLNASKAMDEYDNYDDQKHNLPPYQLKLSGTGFKEEFEDPNTKARMKAMAAKALSQLAKGNSSICRSIIESRALMCFVVLLEKGSKDVKCHSAMALMEVTAVAMQDPDLRRSTFKHNSPATKVVVDQIVKNLEREEDSDIIIPCIKTIGNLARTLRETETRMIVPLVKLLAESEDEVSREASIALSKFACTENYLHLDHSKAIIQAGGEKSLIRLVYFGDQTVQLSALYLLCYIAVHVPDSEELAQAKVLTVLEWASKQSFMNQDETIESLLEDAKSKLERYQSRGSRGFH; encoded by the coding sequence ATGGCGTACTTGGTGAAGGAAATCTTGACAAAGCCTGTTCAACTAGCTGACCAAGTAATCAAAGCTGCTGATAAAGCCAGAGCTTTCAAACAAGACTGCGCTGAACTCAAATCCAAGACTGAAAAGCTTGCCTCTTTACTCCGGCAAGCCGTTCGAGCCAGCTCCGACCTGTACGAGCGGCCTACACGCCGGATCATTGACGACACAGAGCAAGTCCTTGACAAGGCTCTGGCCCTCGTACAAAAATGCGAACCTAACGACCTCATGACCCGCGTTTTCACCATACTCCCGGCAGCCGCGTTTCGTAAAATGTCGTCTCAGTTGGAAAATTCGATCGGTGATGTGTCGTGGCTTTTGCGTATATCGGCGTTGGCTGATGATTGTGATGACGAGTATTTGGGATTGCCTCCTATTGCTGCTAACGAGCCAATTCTTTGTCTTGTATGGGAACAGATTGCGATTCTCTATACTGGGTCACCGGATGATAGATCCGATGCTGCGGCTTCGCTGGTTTCGCTGGCGAGAGACAACGATCGTTACGGGAAGCTGATTATTGAAGAGGGAGGAATTCCGCCTCTGCTGAAATTGGTCAAAGAAGGGAAGATGGAAGGCCAAGAGAACGCCGCAAGAGCGATTGGTCTACTGGGTCGTGACCAGGAGAGCGTCGAATCCATGATCCACGCAGGTGTCTGTATTGTGTTTGCGAAAATACTCAAAGAAGGTCCTATGAAAGTTCAGGCTGTAGTGGCTTGGGCTGTTTCTGAGCTTGCGGCGAATTATCCCGCATGCCAAGATCTTTTTGCCCAGAATAGTATAATTCGGTTGCTAGTTGCCCATCTTGCATTTGAGACAGCCGTAGACCAGCATGTTCAGAGTACCATTCCTATCAATAAAGCCACATCAGTCCTTGCAGTTGTAATGGCAAGAAATCACTTGAACGCGAGCAAAGCAATGGATGAATATGATAATTATGATGACCAGAAGCATAACCTGCccccttatcaactgaaactttctggtacagGTTTTAAAGAGGAATTTGAAGACCCTAACACCAAGGCTAGAATGAAAGCAATGGCAGCTAAAGCACTATCCCAGCTTGCCAAGGGCAACTCCTCTATATGCCGTAGCATCATAGAGTCAAGAGCATTGATGTGCTTCGTAGTTCTCTTGGAGAAAGGATCAAAAGATGTTAAATGCCATTCAGCCATGGCTTTGATGGAGGTCACAGCAGTGGCAATGCAAGATCCTGATTTGAGAAGATCCACATTTAAACACAATTCACCCGCTACAAAAGTTGTAGTTGATCAAATTGTGAAAAATCTTGAAAGGGAAGAAGATTCTGACATAATCATCCCATGCATTAAGACAATTGGGAATTTAGCAAGGACATTGCGAGAAACAGAGACCAGAATGATTGTTCCATTGGTTAAACTTCTAGCCGAGAGTGAAGATGAGGTTTCTAGGGAGGCTTCAATTGCCCTCTCAAAGTTTGCCTGCACAGAAAACTATCTCCACCTTGATCATTCCAAGGCAATCATACAAGCTGGAGGGGAAAAGAGCCTAATCCGACTTGTCTATTTCGGCGACCAAACAGTTCAACTCTCTGCATTGTATCTCCTATGCTACATTGCCGTGCACGTCCCAGACAGCGAGGAGCTTGCACAGGCTAAGGTGCTTACAGTGCTAGAATGGGCATCCAAGCAATCGTTTATGAATCAAGATGAAACAATTGAATCATTGCTAGAAGACGCCAAAAGCAAATTGGAGCGTTATCAGTCCAGAGGTTCAAGGGGATTCCATTGA